GGCGGCGGTGTGGGAGCCGGAGGAGGAGTCGCCGCGGGCGCGGGAGGCGGCGTGGCGGGCGTTGGAGGCTGTTGCGTGGCCTTCTTGGCGCAGCTCCCCAGCATCAGCGCGCCCGCGAACAGGGCGAGCGCGACCACAGTGCGAAGCTTCGGATTCTTCATGCGATCCTCCCAGAAGCCCGGCAGTCCGCCGGAGAGGCAAGTTCCCTAGCGATTCACCCGGGGCGACCACGCCGGCGAGAAGGCGGCCAGCCCTCCCGTGTCGATCCGACGGGGTTGCCGATCGCTGAGATCGGACACATACAACGCGCGGTTCCCTTCGCGGTCCGATGAGAACACCAGTTGTCGCCCATCCGGAGACCAGTGGGGGTTCTCGTTGTTCCCGCCGGTCACGATCAGGCGCGGCTGGCTCCCATCGGCGTTCACCAGCCAGATGTCGAATCCTCCCGCCGTGCGCGAGACCAGCGCGATCCGATCGCCGCGCGGAGACCAGGCCGGAGAATCCGTGTAGCTGATTTCGTATGTCAGGCGGCGCACATTACCACCTTCGCGATCCATCACATAAACCTGCGGCGTGCCGCTGCGATCCGAGGTGAAGGCGATTTCGCGGCCGGTGGGGGACCACGCCGGCGAGGTGTCGATCGCGCGATTGTCGGTGAGTCGGCGCGGATTGCCGCCGCGGGCGTCGGTGATGTAGATCTCGGAATTGCCATCCTGACTCAACGTGCACACGATGTCGCGACCATCGGGCGAATACGACGGGCAGATGTTGAGCCCGGGCCGACCCGACACCAGGTAGAGCCGCCCGCCGCCCGCGGGAGTCACGAAGATCTGGGGTCCCGAGCCGCCCCGGTAGGACGTGAACAGAATCAGCGAGGCGTCGGGCGCCCATGAGGGCGAGACCACGATCGAGTGATCGGCGGTGAGCGCCTTGAGATTCGCCCCATCGCTGTCCATCACATACAGCTCCTTGTCGCGCCCGGTCCTGGCGACGAAGGCGATGCGCGTCGAGGCCACGCCCGGTTCGCCGGTGAACTGCTGGACGACGTCGTCCGCGAACCGGTGCACGAGCGACCGCCATTCGTCGGTCGACCCCTTGTAGTCGCGCTTGAAGATCGAGCGCCGCGCGGGGAAGTCGACCACTTCGCCGGTCAGCGAGACGCGGCTGCCGTGGACCTCCCACCTCCCTCCCACCACGCCTTCGACGTCGAAGGGCTGCTGCCCCTGCACCCAACCGCGGCTGACCGTGAACACCGCGGAATTCTCGAGATCATTGGCGATCACCTCGTCGGCCTGGACACTCGGCACGCGCGGATTTCGATCCCCGGCGGGATTGAGGGATTCGCAATGGATGCGGATGCGGTGCCCGCCCGAGCTGATGTCGATGCGCACCTCGGTCGGCGCCTGGGCTCGCGCCGGCATCGCCAGCGTGAGCGCCAGCAGCAGCGGCCAGGCGCTCCTGGCGAGTCGTCGGCCGCTCACGGCGTCGTGTACTCGAAGCCGAAGTGAACACCGAGCGATGCGCCCTTGAACCCGGCCGGCAACGGCGGCATGGGATCGCTCAGCACCACCGCGCGCAGGGCCGAACGATCGAAGAAATCGGCGGCGCTCGGTGACTCGAGCCGCACGTCGGCGAGCCCCCCCTCGCGCAGCACGCGGAAATACACGACCGCGCGGATCGGCTGGCCCCCCGACACCAGCCCGGCGGGCGGCGACCAGTTCTCCGCAATCCGATTGCGCACCAGCAACAGGTAGTAGTTGAACTCGAAGTCACCGGCGTCGACGGTGAGAT
The sequence above is drawn from the Candidatus Sulfotelmatobacter sp. genome and encodes:
- the tolB gene encoding Tol-Pal system beta propeller repeat protein TolB, with protein sequence MSGRRLARSAWPLLLALTLAMPARAQAPTEVRIDISSGGHRIRIHCESLNPAGDRNPRVPSVQADEVIANDLENSAVFTVSRGWVQGQQPFDVEGVVGGRWEVHGSRVSLTGEVVDFPARRSIFKRDYKGSTDEWRSLVHRFADDVVQQFTGEPGVASTRIAFVARTGRDKELYVMDSDGANLKALTADHSIVVSPSWAPDASLILFTSYRGGSGPQIFVTPAGGGRLYLVSGRPGLNICPSYSPDGRDIVCTLSQDGNSEIYITDARGGNPRRLTDNRAIDTSPAWSPTGREIAFTSDRSGTPQVYVMDREGGNVRRLTYEISYTDSPAWSPRGDRIALVSRTAGGFDIWLVNADGSQPRLIVTGGNNENPHWSPDGRQLVFSSDREGNRALYVSDLSDRQPRRIDTGGLAAFSPAWSPRVNR